From the Coffea eugenioides isolate CCC68of chromosome 1, Ceug_1.0, whole genome shotgun sequence genome, the window GTAGTCCGAACACTTTGAAGAAATATTCCCACACAGCCCTAGCCACAGTGCCGTGTAGGAAAAGATGATTGACAGATTCCTGAGCCTACTGACAACAGCTACACCTAGAACATAATGTTACCCCCTACTCTGCAAAACCCTGTCTAAGGGGAGCCAGCGGCGCAGCAGATGCCATGCAAAAAAGAAAACTCGTAAGGGCACAATCGAACCCCATACATAGCGATCAATCACAGATGCATGATGCCTTTGGCGAATCTCCTCCCACGCAGAGGCTACGGAGAAATCCCCCGTTGGTGGAAGGTACCCAAACCATGGCATCGTCGTGATCAGGGGAGAAATGAATGCTAGTGATCCGCTGTACCACAGGCTCGGGAACCCACTCCCTCAGCCATGTGACATTCCAGCCGTTAGCCGTATAGAACTCCGCCACCATAGAATGAAGGGGGTTGGTCACACCCACCACTTGTGCCAAAGGCAGGTCGCCACACCAGATGTCATACTAAAAGTTGACTAGCCCCTTCCCCAAGCACCACTATATCCGTGACTCCGCAAAATCTCGAACCGCCAGTAGACGTCGCCATGACGCCGGAGGTGATCCACTGCAGCGATCGACGGGTGCGAGTGCTTAATGTATTTACTGTGCATATAGCCTGCCCAAATCGAGTCCTTCTTTCTTAACCGCCACCACGACTTGCAGGCCAAAGCCTTCACCGAGTCTTCAAAGGAGCGAAACCCTAGACACCCTTCTTGAACCGGAAAGGAGAGCTTTTCCCACACTGCCCAGTGTAACCTCTTCGACTCAATACTTAAAGCCCATAGGAACGAGTTGCAGATCCTACTTAGGGCAGCCAAAACGGATTTGGGAGGGTTAACTGCTTGCAACATAAAAAGAGGAATCGAGCCAAGCACATGGCGAATAAGGACAATCTTACCCCCCGTGCTCAGTAGCTTAGAGCTCCAATGGAAGAGTCTTGCCCGCAGCTTTTCCAGGAGAGGATCGAAAATTGTTGCACCCATCCTTCTACGGATTAGGGGAACCCCAAGATATTTGATTGGAAGAGACTGCCTGTGGAAACCCATTATCTTCCCCACCAACCTGATCTAGTCCTCAGATACATGGGATGGCGTGAGGAGAGCACTCTTTCCCACATTGACCTTTTGCCCAGAATGCTCTTGATAGAGAAGGAGAAAATCATGGAGGGCTGTCAGGCATGGTTCCGAGTATCGAGTGAAGATGATCATATCATCAGCAAATGCCAAATAGGGTACGGTGCCGTCGACAGACACATAGCCTCTGTCCGTACGATTGAGCCCGAGCTGCTGAAGACCTTCCCCAGAAACTCAGCCACGAACAAAAAGAGCGCAGGTGACAACAGGTCCCCCTGACGCACTCCCCTACTAGACTTAAAGAAACCTGTGGGTTGGCCATTCACCAGAACCGAGAACCACGAGTTGGAGAGGATCCTGAAGAGGAGATCAACTGAGACCTCTGAGAATCCAAAACTCCGAAGCATGAAAAGGAGGAAAGGCAATTCCACTCTGTCATATGCTTTCTCCATGTCGAGCTTGATAACCAAATTCGGGTGAGTGAGTTTCCTATCCAGATCCAACATCAGTTCTTGAGCCAACAGAATATTATCCATAATACCCCTCGTAGGAACAAATCTAGTCTGCCACGGTGAAATGAGTTTGGGCAGCAAACCCCCCAATCGGGTGGCCAGAATCTTTGAAATAATCTTTGAGCTCGTATTGCAACGACTAATTGGCCTGAAGTCCTTCCACTGAAAAGCCCCCTCCACCTTTGGGATCAGCACTAGTAACGCACTTGAGAAGCCTCTGGGCTGCTCAATTCCCTTAAAGAAGTCCTGCACAACCACCAATGAATCTCCTTTGATGATCTCCCAGCACTGCTGATAGAAACCCGCCCCAAACCCATCCGGCCCCAGAGTGCTATTCTCATCCATAGAGAACACCACTGCTCGAATCTCCTCCAACTCTGGTAAACACCACAGTATTTCATCATCCTCCGCGTTTACTCTAGGCAATTTTGAGGGCAGTTCGGGAGGAGGGACATACCCACTGGACTGAAACAAAGTTGAGTAAAACCGCACCGCCGAGGCTTGTATGTTGACCATGTCCTGCAGCCAGCCCAAACCTTCATCTTTGACCCAAGAAATGTAGTTGGAGTTCCTTCTCTGTTTAACCACTGAATGGAAATAAGAGGTGTTCGCATCGCCCTCATTGATCCATCAAAGCGCCGCCTTTTGGAGCCAGAACTCGCATTCCACCGACAACTCCCGTAAATACATAGCCCTTGCCTCATGGAGGCGAATCTTTAAGAAATCCTCTCCACTTGAATCGAACTCCGCCTCCCGCTGCTTGTATGTTTCCGCTGCTGATTTTACCCAAGCAAATATATTCCCAAACTCCTCCTTGCTCCACTTTCTTAGATGAGTTCTAAGAGAAGACAACTTAGAAAAGAACAGATTCATCCCGACTCCTGAGCCCGACTGACACCAGACAGTGGAAACCGTCTCCAAGAAAGTGGGATGACAATGCCACATGTTAAGAAACCTGAATGAAGGTGGGACTGACGATCCCGACCCCGCCTTAATCAAGAGTGGCGCGTGATCTGACCGGCCGCGAGGAAGGTGAGAGACCTTCGTGACTGAGTATGCCGCCGCCCACTGGGAGTTGACGAGAGCCCTGTCCAACCACTGCTAAATCGTGCCATTCGTCCATGTAAATGGACACCCATCGAAATCCACTGGGGAAAGCCCACACGTGAACATAGAAGTATTAAATTCCTCCATGTTAGTGACATTAGCCGGCCGCCCCTCTCTTTGCTCGTCTGAGGATGCGACTACATTAAAGTCTCCAGCTACAATCCACGGCTCACTCTGCCCCACATTAAAACCTTCCAAGCAGCTCCAAAAGGGCGTCTACCCACTCTAGTGCACTTAGCATAGACCGCCGATATATTAACAATCTCACCTGACTGAAAAGTGAGCCTAGCATGCACAACCTGTTCCTCGCCCTCCAGAAAAGAGAGTTTGAAGACCCTACTCCAAAGACACCACACCTTGCCATTTAAAAAAGAAGCCCCGTGGTCGAGCTTGAGCCGCCTCCGGACCATGTCTAATTGTTTAACCTCAGACATGGGTTCCAGAAGGAAAACCAGGGATAGTTTATTATCCACGCAGAGTTTATGTAAATACTTAATAGAGTCAGGGCGAGAGGCGCCCCTTAAATTCCATACAATAAAACTAATTGGATTTAGCATGGGATCGTAGAAGGTACTTAGCTTGAGACGAAGAAGCCACTCGAGTGCATTTTCCCTTGGGTCTACCCCTCTTCCTCTTGAGATCCTCACTCTGCTTGCCCCTTCTCTCCTGGATGATCTCCTCTCCAATGCCAACTGAAAGGCTATCCTGGCCCCCGTGAGCCAACTCCTGCCCGAATTGCATTAGCTTCTCTGCTGTCACCAGTGATTCCCTTAGGCTCCAAGCCGACACCGTACGCCCCCAAGTTGTCTCCTTCTGCCGACGTGGAGAAATTGGAGTTGAGGAGGCTCTTACATGTTCCTTCGTCGAAGTGACCCCGAAACTCTCCCCCAGCGTACGGAGgatgtaacgaccccacctccccctaaggcgtaccagagggttcggcgggccgcctgcccagctctcgccgggactcagtcgttcgctacagtcctcaattaaaaattgaaataaatcacaagaataaatagggcattgatccaaacttaaagcggaacttatatacattgccaacccaaaagagagaatataaacatcaaatatacaagggttctcgatccttcatacgtccagcccgtgccaagcactaggcgagaaccactacaaaagaaacaaaagaaacaaaactagattggctagtctatctcaagctcacgtcctcgctcgccttcccctgtaagaaaaacaaaactaaagggatgagctaaaagcccagtgaggttccgaacacataatcagataatcaatccaatacattaaacatggagtatcaataagtcaagaaacatttacaatggaaagcgatagtaacacattcattaaaaggatacggctcacaaggagcaattcgttatttcgttcattcgttctcctgacatttccccttattcctccaatcatttgaaactgcatttttcgtttatcaataaccctcgttcgatcgttcattcattcattcattcattcacccccgtcctggccgttggccagtctccaccaatctacagggtaatactcgagtataccaaacgttcacccaagtccctaatcgcccaaccgagtccgcttctggctcgagacgaccggtaacaaggggcaatggtcagttcagcccaaaaggcttacattcatgcgcaagtaacatttcaatcattaaatccttgaaaattgcacagttatttaggtcgagtgcgataaagtacacactcgcctaggaagctcgttttg encodes:
- the LOC113768348 gene encoding uncharacterized protein LOC113768348, which gives rise to MGFHRQSLPIKYLGVPLIRRRMGATIFDPLLEKLRARLFHWSSKLLSTGGKIVLIRHVLGSIPLFMLQAVNPPKSVLAALSRICNSFLWALSIESKRLHWAVWEKLSFPVQEGCLGFRSFEDSVKALACKSWWRLRKKDSIWAGYMHSKYIKHSHPSIAAVDHLRRHGDVYWRFEILRSHGYSGAWGRG